A stretch of Eleutherodactylus coqui strain aEleCoq1 chromosome 2, aEleCoq1.hap1, whole genome shotgun sequence DNA encodes these proteins:
- the LOC136611025 gene encoding E3 ubiquitin/ISG15 ligase TRIM25-like, protein MASADLRDELLCSICLCILKDPIMLRCGHNFCRVCIDRMLDTQEESGVYSCPECREKFQERPALMRNIRLHNVAERFLFMQPDSEEVTGIFCTYCVDSPVPAAKSCLLCEASLCSNHLRVHSKSAEHVLCEPRANLENRKCSVHKKILEYFCTEDSAGICVTCSLVGEHRGHQVEMLDEASEKKKKKLRNVLQKLTTRSRETQKIVQNLEARKKKAQENAVEKSERVTALCRDIRRRLDDLEKRVLSEISRQEKEESLLTSTLIQKLEIQKDELSRKMRHMEELCNMTDSLTVLQEPDTGDLCDPEEEEGDGDTGGHDELLQDVDGLDVAVISDTLHTLWDIIRGIRRGIYVEGPADILLDVSTAANNIYIVNDLKTAAYSQQNQNRPETEERFQEYQVMSSSRFSAGRHYWDVEISRSGNWMVGMCYPSIDRRGIQSYIGYNNKSWSYFRYNNQYSVIHDSKEIRLPDNITSDRVRICLDYEAGRLSFFELCHPIRHLHTFTATFTEPLHAALCIFRRKVEGCHVGNWLRIKS, encoded by the coding sequence ATGGCGTCTGCTGATCTGAGAGACGAgctgctctgctccatctgtTTATGTATTTTAAAGGATCCGATAATgctgagatgtggacacaacttctgccGGGTCTGTATTGATCGTATGCTGGATACACAGGAGGAGTCTGGAGTTTATTCCTGCCCTGAGTGCAGAGAAAAGTTTCAGGAGCGGCCGGCACTGATGAGGAACATAAGGCTTCATAATGTAGCAGAACGTTTCCTGTTTATGCAGCCAGATTCTGAAGAGGTCACCGGGATCTtctgcacttactgtgtggactCTCCTGTACCGGCTGCTAAATCCTGTCTGCTGTGTGAAGCTTCTCTGTGTAGTAATCATCTGAGAGTTCATAGTAAGTCAGCAGAACACGTCTTATGTGAGCCCAGAGCCAACCTGGAGAACAGGAAATGTTCTGTCCATAAGAAGATCctagaatatttctgcactgagGACTCCGCGGGTatctgtgtgacctgcagtttgGTCGGAGAACATCGGGGTCATCAGGTGGAGATGCTGGATGAGGCCtctgagaagaaaaagaagaaactgaGAAATGTTCTTCAAAAATTGACCACAAGGAGCAGAGAAACTCAGAAAATAGTCCAGAATCTGGAAGCACGTAAGAAAAAAGCTCAAGAAAATGCAGTTGAAAAATCTGAGAGAGTCACTGCCCTGTGTAGAGACATCAGGAGACGGCTGGACGACCTGGAGAAGAGGGTCCTGAGCGAGATCTCCAGGCAGGAGAAGGAAGAGTCACTCTTAACCTCTACTCTGATCCagaagctggaaatacagaaggacgagctgtccaggaagatgagacacatggaggagctgtgtaacatgactgattcactgactgtcTTACAGGAACCAGACACCGGGGACTTGTGTGATcccgaggaggaggaaggtgatgGGGACACGGGGGGACACGATGAACTGCTCCAAGATGTAGATGGTCTGGATGTGGCTGTGATCTCAGACACGTTACACACATTATGGGATATCATAAGAGGTATAAGGAGGGGGATCTATGTGGAGGGTCCTGCAGACATATTATTGGATGTAAGCACGGCTGCTAATAATATCTATATAGTAAATGACCTGAAAACTGCAGCTTATTCACAACAGAATCAGAATCGTCCAGAAACAGAAGAGAGATTCCAGGAGTATCAGGTGATGAGCAGTAGCAGATTCTCCGCAGGACGACATTACTGGGATGTGGAGATCAGTAGGTCTGGGAATTGGATGGTGGGGATGTGTTACCCCAGTATAGACAGGAGGGGGATCCAGTCATACATTGGATATAATAACAAGTCCTGGAGTTACTTTAGGTATAATAATCAGTACTCAGTGATACATGACAGTAAAGAGATCCGGTTACCGGACAATATCACGAGTGATAGAGTCAGGATCTGTCTGGATTATGAGGCCGGGCGGCTGTCCTTTTTTGAGCTGTGTCACCccatcagacacttacacaccttcACGGCCACCTTCACCGAGCCTCTTCATGCTGCTTTATGTATATTTAGGAGAAAGGTTGAAGGATGCCATGTAGGTAACTGGTTGAGGATTAAAAGTTAA
- the LOC136609892 gene encoding E3 ubiquitin/ISG15 ligase TRIM25-like gives MASADLRDELLCSICLYIFKDPVTLRCGHNFCRVCIHRVLDTQDEAGVYSCPECRAEFQERPRLMRNINLHNVAEHFLFTQEGGAKICFPYCVDSPVPAAKSCLLCEASLCEKHLRVHSKSAEHVLCEPRANLGSRKCSAHKKILEYYCTEDTACICVTCSLAGEHRGHRVEMLDEASEKKKKRLRNVLQKLITKRSKTEERVRSLEESRRKVHDKATTEAERVTALCRDIRRRLDVLEKRVLSEISRQEKEESLSLSALMKKLEIQKDELSRKMRHMEELCNMTDPLIVLQEPDTGDLCDPEDKGGHDGGGHGEPLHDVDGPDVAVISDTLHTLCDIITDIRWGIYMEGPVDILLDVNTAANNIHISHDQKTATRTRENQNRPETAARFEYNQVMNSRRFSSGRHYWDVESSISGDWRVGMCYPSIKRRGGQSYIGHNNKSWCLWRFNNQYSMIYDKKEIRLADKISSNRFRICLDYQSGQLSFYELCDPIRHLHTFTASFTEPLHAVLCVFNPLHNVNNWLRIAKQRWPCSLHQWRQDWTTI, from the exons ATGGCGTCTGCGGATCTAAGAGACGAgctgctctgctccatctgtTTATACATTTTTAAGGATCCTGTAACTctgagatgtggacacaacttctgccGGGTCTGTATTCATCGTGTGCTGGATACACAGGACGAGGCTGGAGTTTATTCCTGTCCTGAATGCAGAGCAGAGTTTCAGGAGCGGCCAAGACTGATGAGGAACATAAATCTTCATAATGTAGCAGAacattttctgtttactcaagAGGGGGGCGCCAAGATTTGCTTCCCTTACTGTGTGGACTCTCCTGTACCGGCCGCTAAATCCTGTCTGCTGTGTGAAGCTTCTCTGTGTGAGAAACACCTGAGAGTTCACAGCAAGTCAGCAGAACACGTCTTATGTGAGCCCAGAGCCAACCTGGGGAGCAGGAAATGTTCTGCCCATAAGAAGATCCTGGAATATTACTGCACTGAGGACACCGCTTGTatctgtgtgacctgcagtttgGCTGGAGAACATCGGGGTCATCGGGTGGAGATGCTGGATGAGGCCtctgagaagaagaagaagagactgAGAAATGTTCTCCAGAAACTGATCACAAAGAGAAGTAAGACCGAGGAAAGAGTCCGGAGTCTGGAGGAGAGCAGGAGAAAAGTTCATGATAAAGCAACTACAGAAGCGGAGAGAGTCACTGCCCTGTGTAGAGACATCAGGAGACGGCTAGATGTCCTGGAGAAGAGGGTCCTGAGCGAGATCTCCAGACAGGAGAAGGAAGAGTCACTCTCACTCTCTGCTTTGATGAagaagctggaaatacagaaggacgagctgtccaggaagatgagacACATGGAGGAGCTGTGTAACATGACTGATCCACTGATCGTCTTACAGGAACCAGACACCGGGGACTTGTGTGATCCTGAGGacaaggggggacatgatggag GGGGACATGGTGAACCGCTCCATGATGTAGATGGTCCAGATGTGGCTGTGATCTCAGACACATTGCACACATTATGTGACATAATAACAGACATAAGGTGGGGAATCTATATGGAAGGTCCTGTAGACATATTACTGGATGTAAACACAGCTGCTAATAATATCCATATATCACACGACCAGAAAACTGCAACCAGGACACGAGAGAACCAGAATCGTCCAGAAACAGCAGCGAGATTTGAGTACAATCAAGTGATGAACAGCCGGAGATTTTCCTCAGGACGACATTACTGGGATGTAGAAAGCAGTATATCAGGAGATTGGAGGGTGGGGATGTGTTATCCTAGTATAAAAAGGAGGGGAGGTCAATCATACATTGGACATAATAACAAGTCCTGGTGTTTGTGGAGGTTTAATAATCAGTATTCAATGATATATGACAAGAAGGAGATCCGGTTAGCTGACAAGATCTCCAGTAATAGATTCAGGATCTGTCTGGATTATCAGTCCGGGCAACTGTCCTTTTATGAGCTGTGTGACCccatcagacacttacacaccttcACTGCCTCCTTCACCGAGCCCCTTCATGCGGTATTATGTGTATTTAACCCATTGCATAATGTAAACAACTGGTTGAGAATtgccaaacaaagatggccatgtTCATTACATCAGTGGCGGCAGGACTGgacaaccatctaa